TGTTGGTGCCCTTGCTGGGTGTCCTCATCGAGATGCTGGTCGCGAAGGGCGTCGTCTCGACTTTGGGGCACTACGGGTACATCGAACTGTCGTCGTTCGCGGTGAACATCGTCATCGCCCTGACCCTGGGCGCGGGGACGGATTACGGCATATTCCTGATGGGCCGCTACCACGAGGCGCGGCAGGCCGGCGAAAGCCGGGAGGACAGCTTCTACATCGCCTATAAGGGCGTGGCGCCCATCATCATCGGCTCCGGCCTGACGATCGCCGGCGCCTGCTATTGCTTGACGTTTGCGCGACTGAATTACTTCCACACCATGGGGCCCGCCGTCGCGATCACCATGCTGTTCACCATCGCCGCGGCGATGACGCTGGGCCCGGCGGTCTTGACCGTCGGCAGCCTCTTCGGGATGTTCGACCCGAGAACCAGCACCAAGGGATATCTGTATCGGCGCATCGGGGCGAGCGTGGTGCGCTGGCCGGTGCCGATCCTGGCGGCCAGCTCCGCGGTCGTCATGATCGGCGCGATCTTCGTCCCCACTTATCGACAGAACTACGACGACCGCCAGTACCAGCCGGCCGGCGCGCCCGCCAATCTGGGTTTCCAGGCGGCGGATCGGCACTTCCCCAAGAGCAAGCTGTTCTCCGAGATGCTGATGGTCGAAACCGACCACGACATGCGCAATTCGGCCGACTTCATCTCGCTGGACCGGGTCGCCAAGGCGCTGATCCGGCTGCACGGGGTAGCGATGGTGCAGGGCATGACCAGACCCCTGGGCCGTGCCCTTGAGCACGCCAGCATCCCGTACCTGTTCACCACGCAGGGCAGCGGCAACGGCCAGCAACTCCCGTTCAACCGGGAGCAGAACTCCAACACTGACGCGCAGGCCGAGATCCAGGCGCACTCCGTTGCGGTGTTGCGCAAGGAGATCGGCTTTTTCCAAAAGGTCTCCGACGAATTGCACCAGACGGTGCTCACCGTGGAAGACCTGCAACGGGTCAGCGAAGAGATGAACGAGGAAGTCTCGAATCTCGATGACTTCTTCCGTCCGATCAAGAGCTACTTCTATTGGGAGAAGCACTGTTTCGACATCCCCATCTGTTGGGCGTTCCGGTCCCTGTGGGACACCATCGACCACATCGACCACCTGGCCGAAGACATCAACCACGCCAGAGTCTCACTCACGGAAGTGGATAAGGCGTTCCCGCAGATCATCGCCCAACTGAAAGCCACCGCCGACGACACCGAGGCGCTGCAGCTCAAGTTGGTCAACAGTTACGGGTCGGCGGATCTGCAATCCATCCAGACCGACCAGACGTTCGACGACCTGATCAACGTGGGCAACGACTTCGACAGGTCCCGCAGCGATGACTACTTCTACATCCCGCACGAGGGTTTCGACAACGAGGACGTCAAGACGGGCATGAAGTTGATGATGTCGCCCGACGGCAAGGCGGCCCGCTTCATCGTCACCCACGAGGGGGACGCGATGGGTCCCGAAGGGGTGGAGCACGTCGAGCAATTCCCCGACGCGATCAAGACGATCCTCAAAGAGACGTCCCTTGCCGGCGCCCGGGTCTACATCGGCGGTTCGGGGTCCAACGACAAGGACATCAAGCAATACGCGATGTCGGACCTGCTGATCGCGGCGATCGCGGCGTTCGTGCTGATCTTCTTGATCATGATGTTCATCACGCGAAGTCTGGTGGCCGCCTTGGTCATTCCCGGAACCGTGGCGTTCTCGTACGCCGGGGCGTTCGGCCTGTCCATACTCTTCTGGCAGCACCTCGTGGGCCTGCATCTGCACTGGCTGGTGCTGCCGCTGACGTTCATCATCCTGGTGGCCGTCGGATCCGACTACAACCTGCTGCTGATCAACAGGGTGAAAGAGGAATTGCACGGCGGCATTCACACCGGCCTCATCCGCGCGCTCGGCAGCACCGGGGGCGTGGTCACGTCCGCGGGCCTGGTGTTCGCGTTCACCATGCTGGCCATGCTCACCAGCGATCTGCGAACGATCGGTCAGGTGGGCTCCACCGTGTGCATCGGCCTGCTGCTCGACACCCTGATCGTGCGTTCGTTCGTCGTGCCGTGCATCCTGCGCATCCTCGGACCGTGGTTCTGGTGGCCGACGCTGGTGCGTTCCCGGCCGCTACCGCAGCACTGATCCGCCCATCCCACCGACACGGAAGGCCCAAATCGCATGAGCGCCAACGACACACCCCTGGCCGGCCGGGTCGCCTTCGTCACCGGCGCCGCGCGTGGACAGGGCCGCTCCCATTGCGTCCGGTTGGCGCGGGCCGGCGCCGACATCGTCGCCATCGACGCGTGCGCTCCGGTGGCGGCGCACAACGGCTACCCGGCCTCGACGCCGGAGGATCTGGCCGAAACGACGCGCCTGGTGGAAAGCGAAGGCCGCAAGATGCTGGCCGAGCAGGTCGACGTCCGAGACGCCGCGGGGCAACAGCGGGTAGTCGACGAAGCGATCACGCAGTTCGGCCGCCTCGACATCGTCGTCGCCAACGCCGGCGTGCTGAATTGGGGCCGACTCTGGGAGATCTCGGCGCAGCAATGGCAGGACATCCTCGACGTCAACCTGACCGGTGTGTGGAACACCATCAAAGCGACTGTGCCCGCGATGATTCAGGCCGGCAATGGGGGCTCCATCATCACGATCAGCTCGGCCGCGGGCGTGAAGGCCGTGCCGGGGTGTGGTCATTACTGCGCGAGCAAGTTCGGTGTGGTCGGAATGACCAACTCGCTGGCGGTCGAGCTCGGTGGGTACGGCATCCGGGTGAACTCGGTGCACCCGTACGGCACCGACACCCCGATGGGCAACGACCCCTCGATGTGGCAACTGTTCGCCGACCATCAGACCTACATTCACAGCTTCTCCCCCGGCGCCCTGCCCACCGACTCACTCGCCGACCCAAGCCTGGTGTCCGACATCGTGCTGTGGCTCGCCAGCGACGCGTCCTCGCTCGTCACCGCCGCGCAGATCCCCGCCGACAAGGGCTACCTGAAAATCTGATAAGAGCGGCCCCGCCGGCGACGGGCATAATCGTGTCGTGAGGGGGCCGGGCGCGGGAGTGCCGAATCAGCGGACCGGATCGCTGCGACCCGGCGAGCTGGCGCAGGCATCGGTGATGGGCGCCCTGTGCGCGGCAATCGCCATCATCGCGGTCGTCCTTCCGCACGGCGGGGGGCTGGGGCTGCTCGGCAGTGTGCCGATGGGATTGTTGGCCTACCGCTACCGGATTCGCGTGCTACTCGCCGCGACGGTGGCCGCCGCGGTGATCGGTTTCTTGGTGGTCGGCCTGAGCGGGTTGGGGGCGATCGCGCTCTGCGCCTACGTCGGCGGGCTGGCCGGGACCGTCAAACGGCACCACCGCGGCACACCCACCGTCATCGCGGTGTCCTTCGGCGCCGCGGTCGTCGTCGGCGCCGGGATGGTCATCGCACTCACGATCCTGACCCGCTTCCGGCAGTTGGTCTTTCACGCTGCCAGCGCCACCGTGGACGGCGCCACCAAGATCGCGGCGCGGGTACCACAGCTGCGCACGCCCGCGCACCAGTTCCAAGGCTTCTTCGCCGACGCGCTGAATTACTGGCAGTGGCTCGTCCTCGGCTACACGGTCTTCGTGATCGTGGGCGCCTCGGTGGTCGGTTGGTGGGCGCTGTCGCGGGTGCTGGAGCGGCTGCGCGGCGTTCCCGACGTGCACAAGCTGGACGCGCCGCCGCACACCGGGCCCGTCGGCCCCGTTCCCGTGCGGCTCGACGAGGTGCGCCTGCGCTACCCGCACACCGATCACGACGCCCTGCGTGCGGTCAGCCTGGCTGTCGGAGCAGGCGAACACATGGCGGTCACCGGCGCCAACGGTTCGGGGAAAACCACGCTGATGTTGATTCTGGCCGGCCGGGAACCGACCTCGGGCACCG
The sequence above is drawn from the Mycobacterium marseillense genome and encodes:
- a CDS encoding RND family transporter, whose protein sequence is MSEHRSGEPGVKRPFIPRMVRAFAIPIIFFWGLLAVTTNTFMPQVERVAEELAGPMVPHYAPSQRALLHIGEKFQESNSTNLTMVVFEANRQLGDQDHRYYDDLMRRLERDTKHVQYVMDLWGKPFTAAGAQSVDGKCTYVLLRLAGDIGQIQANQSVDAVRDIINKDTPPPGLKVYVSGAAPLASDTLAIANASLNNVTIVTIILIVVMLLLVYRTPSTLLVPLLGVLIEMLVAKGVVSTLGHYGYIELSSFAVNIVIALTLGAGTDYGIFLMGRYHEARQAGESREDSFYIAYKGVAPIIIGSGLTIAGACYCLTFARLNYFHTMGPAVAITMLFTIAAAMTLGPAVLTVGSLFGMFDPRTSTKGYLYRRIGASVVRWPVPILAASSAVVMIGAIFVPTYRQNYDDRQYQPAGAPANLGFQAADRHFPKSKLFSEMLMVETDHDMRNSADFISLDRVAKALIRLHGVAMVQGMTRPLGRALEHASIPYLFTTQGSGNGQQLPFNREQNSNTDAQAEIQAHSVAVLRKEIGFFQKVSDELHQTVLTVEDLQRVSEEMNEEVSNLDDFFRPIKSYFYWEKHCFDIPICWAFRSLWDTIDHIDHLAEDINHARVSLTEVDKAFPQIIAQLKATADDTEALQLKLVNSYGSADLQSIQTDQTFDDLINVGNDFDRSRSDDYFYIPHEGFDNEDVKTGMKLMMSPDGKAARFIVTHEGDAMGPEGVEHVEQFPDAIKTILKETSLAGARVYIGGSGSNDKDIKQYAMSDLLIAAIAAFVLIFLIMMFITRSLVAALVIPGTVAFSYAGAFGLSILFWQHLVGLHLHWLVLPLTFIILVAVGSDYNLLLINRVKEELHGGIHTGLIRALGSTGGVVTSAGLVFAFTMLAMLTSDLRTIGQVGSTVCIGLLLDTLIVRSFVVPCILRILGPWFWWPTLVRSRPLPQH
- a CDS encoding mycofactocin-coupled SDR family oxidoreductase — protein: MSANDTPLAGRVAFVTGAARGQGRSHCVRLARAGADIVAIDACAPVAAHNGYPASTPEDLAETTRLVESEGRKMLAEQVDVRDAAGQQRVVDEAITQFGRLDIVVANAGVLNWGRLWEISAQQWQDILDVNLTGVWNTIKATVPAMIQAGNGGSIITISSAAGVKAVPGCGHYCASKFGVVGMTNSLAVELGGYGIRVNSVHPYGTDTPMGNDPSMWQLFADHQTYIHSFSPGALPTDSLADPSLVSDIVLWLASDASSLVTAAQIPADKGYLKI